GATGGCGTCCGGCACCGCCGGTGCGGTCCGGCCTGGCGGTCCGCAAGAGTGCGGGACGCCGACGGCCGGCCACCCGGGGGTAGGAGACGAGTCGGACGCGGTCCAGGTTGGCGTTCGGGAAGCGGTCGACGACGCCGTGGTTCATCCGGCACCCGACGTGGTGGCCGGGTTGTGCCGGCAGGCGCGTGCTCTCGTCGCCGACCTGGACGGGCCGGTGCGGCGAGTCCTGCTGCGCAGCGGCGACGCGGTGCTGGAGGTGCAGTGGCATCCGCCGGTGGAGAGCGCCTGGTCGACCATGCCGCCGGCCGGGCCGCCACCACCGGTCCGGCCACCGGCCGAGGCTGCGGCGACCACCGCGCCGGTCGTTGCGCCGCCCCGGCACTCGGTGCGGTCGCCGATCGTCGGCACCTTCTACCGGGCGCCGGAGCCTGGCGCGGCGCCGTTCGTCGAGGTCGGGGACCGGGTCCACCCGGGCCAGGTCGTCGGCATCGTCGAGGCGATGAAGCTGATGAACGAGGTGACCGTGGACCGGCCCGGGCGGGTGACCGAGATCCTCGCCGACGACGGTCGACCGGTCGAGTACGACCAGCCGTTGCTCGCGCTGGACCCGGCCTGAAACGGAGGGGCGATGTTCAAGACCGTCCTCATCGCCAACCGCGGTGAGATCGCCCTGCGGGTCCTGCGGGCCTGCCGGGAGCTGGGGGTCCGCACCGCGGTGGTCTATTCCACCGCCGACGTCGACTCGACCGCGGTGCGTCTCGCCGACGAGGCGGTCCTGATCGGACCGGCGGCGAGTCGGCGCAGCTACCTCAACGCCGCCGCGATCGTGGAGGCCGCCCGCCTGGTCGGGGCGCAGGCGGTACACCCCGGCTACGGTTTCCTCTCCGAGGATGCCGACTTCGCCGAGATCTGCGCCGACAACGGGCTGACCTTCGTCGGACCGCCGCCGCACGTGATGGCGGCGATGGCCGACAAGTCGTCCGCGCGGGCGTTGATGCGCCGCGTCGGGCTGCCGCTGCCGCCGGGCAGCGTCGCGCCGGTGCCGACCGCCGCCGACGCCGCCCGGGTAGCCGCCGAGATCGGTTACCCGGTGATCGTCAAGGCGGCGTTCGGTGGCGGAGGGCGGGGGATGACCGTCGTGCACACCCCGGCCGAGCTGCCCCGGGCGTACGCGCGTACCCGGGCCGCCGCGCAGCTGGTCTTCGGCGACGACCGGGTGTACGTCGAGCGGTACCTCACCGGTGCCCGGCACGTGGAGGTGCAACTGCTCTGCGACGCCCACGGCAAGGGGGTACACCTGGGCACCCGGGACTGCTCGGTGCAGCGGCGCCACCAGAAGATCGTCGAGGAGGCACCCGCGCCGGCCCTGTCCGCGGGCACGCTGGCGGCCATCGCCGACTGCGCTCTGCGCGGTGCGCTGGACGTCGGTTTCACCGGCGCCGGCACGGTGGAGTTTCTCGTCGACGCGGAGGAGCGCTTCCACTTCCTGGAGATCAACTGTCGGATCCAGGTCGAGCACCCGGTGACCGAGATGATCACCGGAATCGATCTGGTGCACGAGCAGCTGCACGTGGCCGCCGGTGCCCCGCTGCGCTGGCGGCAGGAGGAGATCCAGCCGCGCGGCGTGGCGATCGAGTGTCGGGTCAACGTCGAGGACCCGGACCGGGACTTCGCGCCGACCCCCGGCCGGCTGGAGCGATTCTTCCCGCCGGGCGGGCCGTTCACCCGGGTCGACACCCACGGGTATCCCGGCTACCTGGTCGGGCCGCACTACGACTCGCTGCTGGCCAAGGTGGCCGTCTGGGCGCCGGACCGGGACCTCGCCCTGAACCGGTTGGAACGCGCCCTCGACGAGTTCGACGTCGCCGGGCCAGGAGTCCGCACCACCATCCCGTTCGTCCGCCGCGTGCTCGATGACGACGGCTTCCGCACGGGGCGCTTCGGCACCGGCCTGGTCAACCAGTTGCTCGCCGTTTCGCCCGAGGCACCGAGGAGGAACCCATGACCGTCACCCACGGCCGTCCGCTGACCGCCGAGATAACCGACATCCTGGTGGCGCACTGCGGGCTCGACGCCGACGCCGCCGCCCGCGCCCCGGCCGCTTCCCTGGCGGAACTGGGCATGGACTCGCTTGCCCAGCTCGAACTGGCCGCCGTCGTCGCGGACCGCTGGCAGGTGCGAATTCCCGAGCAGACCGGCCAGCTGAGCATCGCCGCCGTGGCGGACCTCGTGGCGCGGCGCGCCGAACCGTCCGGGCACACGGAGAACAGTGTCCTCATCGCCGCGCCGCTGTCGCTGGTGTGGGAGGTCACCAACGACGTCGCCGGCTGGCCGCGGCTGTTCACCGAGTACGCGGTTGCGGAGATCCTGCACCGCGACGGGGACACCGTGCGGTTCCGGCTCACCATGCACCCCGACGAGAACGGCGTCGCGTGGAGTTGGGTCAGCGAACGCACCGCTGACCCGGTCACCCGCGAGGTGCGGGCGAACCGGGTCGAACCGGGCCCGTTCGAGTACATGCGGATCCACTGGCGGTACGCCGAGGAGCCGGGCGGCACCCGGATGACCTGGGTGCAGGACTTCGCGATGAGGCCCACCGCGCCGGTCGACAACGCCGGGATGACCGAGCGGATCAACGCCAACAGTGCGGTGCAGCTCGCCATCATCAAGGAGAAGATCGAGCGGCTGGCCGCGGGGATGGTGACCGGCGATGAGTGAGCCGACGAGGCGGCTGGTCGCCGTCGCCGACGTGGCCGCCGACACCCGCCGCGGCGGCGAGCTGCGGGTGCTGCTCGGACCCCGCACCGTCGGCAGCACCTCCGGCTTCCTGGGCGTGGCCACGCTGCGACCGGGCGAGCGCATCGCCGAGCACTACCATCCGTACAGCGAGGAGTTCCTGTACGTGGCGCGCGGGGCCATCACCGTCGACCTCGACGACGAGCCCATCCCCCTGGCCGTCGGCGTGGCGCTGTTCGTGCCGGTGAACGTCCGGCACCGGCTGCGCAACACCGGCACGGAAGACGCCGAGGTCGTCTTCCACCTGGGCCCCCTCGCCCCCCGCCCGGAGCTCGGCCACGTCGACACCGAGCTGGTCGCACAGCGGGGCGGGTCGTGACCGGGCGCCGTTCGGTGGTGACCGGCGTCGGGGTGGTCGCCCCGGGTGGCGCCAGCCGGGACCGGTTCTGGAAGGCGATCACCGAGGGGCGCACCGCGACCAGGCGGATCACCTTCTTCGACCCATCGCCGTTCCGTTCCCAGATCGCTGCCGAGTGCGACTTCGACCCGGTGGCCGCCGGCCTCACCGAGGCGCAGTGCCGCCGCGCCGACCGGTACGTGCAGTTCGCGCTCGCCTGTGCCGCCGAGGCCGTCGGCGACGCCGGCCTCGACCTCACCGACGCCGAGCGGGACCGCGCCGGCGTGGTGCTCGGCACCGCCGTGGGCGGGACGATGGCCCTGGAACGGGAGTACGTCACGGTCAGCGACGCCGGCCGCCACTGGCTGGTCGACCCTGCCCGCAGCAGCCGGTACCTCTACCAGGCGCTGGTGCCCAGCAGCCTCGCCGCCGACGTGGCCTGCCGGTACGGGCTGCACGGGCCGGCGCAGGTGGTGCCCACCGGTTGCACCTCCGGGATCGACGCCATCGGGTACGCCCACCAGCTCATCGTCGACGGTGAGGCCGACGTGGTGCTCGCCGGTGCCGCCGACTCGCCCATCTCCCCGGTCACCGTCGCCTCCTTCGACGCGATCAAGGCGACCACGCCGGACAACGACGACCCGGCGCACGCCTCCCGGCCGTTCGACGCCGACCGGCACGGGTTCGTCCTCGCCGAGGGCGCCGCCGTGCTGGTGTTGGAGGAGGCCGGGCACGCCCGGCGGCGCGGCGCGCACGTCTACTGCGAGGTCGCCGGGTACACCAGCCGCAGCAACGGCTACCACATGACCGGCCTGCGCCCCGACGGGCTGGAGATGGGGCTCGCCATCACCGCCGCCCTCAAGCAGAGCCGAATCCGCCCCGAGCAGGTTTCCTACATCAGCGCGCACGGCTCCGGCACGCGGCAGAACGACCGGCACGAGACGGCCGCCTTCAAGCGTGCGCTCGGCGAGGCCGCCTACCGGGTGCCGGTCAGCTCGATCAAGTCGATGGTCGGGCACTCGCTCGGCGCGATCGGGTCGATCGAGATGGCCGCCTGCGCGCTCGCCGTCGAGTTCGGTGTGGTGCCGCCGACCGCCAACTGGACCAGCCGCGACCCGGAATGCGACCTGGACTACGTGCCCAACGAGGCGCGCGAACTGCCGGTCGACGTGGCGCTGTCGGTGGGCAGCGGGTTCGGCGGTTTCCAGTCCGCCATGGTGTTCCGCCGGCTGTCGGCGGCGACCCCGTGACCGGCCCGGTCCGGCGCGACCGTCGCGCCGTCGCCGGTCCGGCCGACTGCCTGCCGGTGCCGCGGTGACCGGGCGGGCGGTGGTCACCGGGATCGGAGTGGTCGCGCCGAGCGGCGTCGGTACGGACGCACACTGGCGGACAGTCCTCGCCGGTACCCGTCGCATCGGCCCGATCACCCTGTTCGACCCGACCGGCTATCCGACCCGCCTCGGCGGTGAGGTAACCGGGTTCGACGCCGCGGCGCACGCCGACAACCGCCGGTTGGTGCAGACCGACCGATGGACCCACCTCGGGTTCGCCGCCACCCGGCTCGCCCTGGCCGACGCGGGACTGCCCGAGCGTGCTACCGACCCGTACGGCTACGCGGTTACCCTGGCCAGTTCCTCCGGTGGGAACCTGTTCGGACAGCGGGAGCTGCAACGACTGTGGGGCGGGCCCACCCGCACCGTCGGGGCGTACCAGTCGATCGCGTGGTTCTACGCGGCCAGCGTCGGCCAGCTCTCCATCCACCATCAGTTCAAGGGACCGTGCGGGGTGCTCGCCGCCGAGACCGCGGGTGGGCTGGACAGTCTGGCGCACGCCGCGCGGGCGATCCGTCGAGGCACCCCGGTGGTGATCGCCGGGGCGACCGAATGCCCGCTGAGTCCGTACGCCCTCGTCTGTCAGCTGGCTTCCGGAATGCTCAGCGACGTCGCGGACCCGGAGCTGGCCTACCGCCCGTTCGACGTCGCCGCCAGTGGCTATCTGCCGGCTGAGGGCGGCGCGGTCTTCGTGGTGGAGGAACTGGGGCACGCGCTGGCCCGCGGGGCCCGCGTCTACGGCGAGGTGATCGGGTGGGGCGCCACCCACGACGCCGTCCACACCGGACCGGACAGTACCGGCGACGCGGTGCAGTACGCCCGTGCGATGCGGCTGGCCCTGGACCGGGCGGGCGTCGGCGCCGACGCCGTGGACGTGGTGCTGCCCGACGCGCTCGGCGTCGCGGGGTACGACCGCAGCGAAGCCGTCGCCCTGCGCTCCGCCTTCGGTGAACGGCCACCTCCGGTGACCACGCAGAAGCCGCTGACCGGCCGGGCCCACCAGGGTGGGGCGGCGTTGGACGTGGCGACCGCGCTGCTCGCCTTCGCGCACGACACGCTGCCGGCGTCCGCCGGCCCGCGGGACGTGGCGCCCGATTGTGAGCTGGACTTCCTGCGGGAGCAACGGCGGCCGGCCAACCGTGTCGCGTTGGTCTGCGCACGTGGCTTCGACGGTTTCAACAGCGCGCTGGTCCTGCGCGGGGCCGCGCCGGCGGCATGAGCGGGCGACACAACGACGGCGGATCTGCGGGTGGCGCCGGGCGGAGGGAGGCGGCGTGAGTGAGCGACACGGCGACGGCGCAGGGCCCCGGGGCGGCGCGGGCGGAGGGAGGACCAGTGAGCGAGCGAGTTGCCGAGCGCGGCGCGGGGGAGCCGTGCGCTAGTGCGGGCGGGTGGCGGGCGCGGGTGGTCTTCCTGGTCCGGGTGCCACACGACCGGACGGCGGCCTTCCTGGCCGCGTACGAGGCGGTGCGGCACCTGGTCGCCGACGGGGTGCCGGGGCACCTGGTCGACCAGGTCTGCCGTTCGGCGACCGACCCGGAGCAGTGGCTGATCACCAGCGAGTGGGCGAGCCTCGCCGACTTCGAGGCGTGGGAGCGCAGCCCGGAGCACCGGGACCTGGTCCGGCCGATGCGCGACTGTTTCACCGACGCCCGCTCGCTCCGTTTCCACATCCACACCCAAACCCCTACCCCGGCCTGACCCATCCCCATCCTCGCGATCGTGCACCTCCTTCCCGGTGAATGAACGCCGCATTTGCCGCTGATCGGGGCCGAAAGTGCACGATCGTGGAGTGTGGTGGGTGGGTATGGACGCGGCGCCATCGGCTGTCCGGGTGGCCGGGAACGCCGTACGCACGAGGCGTCATCCGGCGGTTACCCAGTGCTGGCGTACGCGCCTGACTCTGCCCCTCGAAGTGGCTGTCGGCAATCCGGCCAACCGCCTTTTCTGATCTAGCCATTTGCACCTGGCAATGGCGTGGAGGGCTGTCGTAGGGTCAGCCGCAACACCCCGACGGTTGCCTCCTATGGGCTTGTATGCCCTGTTTCGTGCTGGGCGGTGAATGGCAGTGAGTGCGGCCCCCTCGACCGAATGTCCTAAAGCGATGGACCCTGGCTGGGTTGACGGTCTGCTGTTTGTCGGCCGACCGACCGATGTCTGTCTCCGCTTGCCCGACCCGGTCGACCGGGCCACACTGCACCGGTTGGTCACCGAGGCGCAGGCCCGCCTCGCCACCGCCGGGCTTCGTCCCGGTGGCGCCGCCGCGCTGCGGATGCCGCCGTCACTGGCGTACGTGGTGAACCTGCTCGCCACCTGGCGCAGCGGAGCGCAGGCGATCCTGCTCG
The sequence above is a segment of the Micromonospora sp. WMMA1363 genome. Coding sequences within it:
- the accB gene encoding acetyl-CoA carboxylase biotin carboxyl carrier protein; protein product: MASGTAGAVRPGGPQECGTPTAGHPGVGDESDAVQVGVREAVDDAVVHPAPDVVAGLCRQARALVADLDGPVRRVLLRSGDAVLEVQWHPPVESAWSTMPPAGPPPPVRPPAEAAATTAPVVAPPRHSVRSPIVGTFYRAPEPGAAPFVEVGDRVHPGQVVGIVEAMKLMNEVTVDRPGRVTEILADDGRPVEYDQPLLALDPA
- a CDS encoding acetyl-CoA carboxylase biotin carboxylase subunit, with product MFKTVLIANRGEIALRVLRACRELGVRTAVVYSTADVDSTAVRLADEAVLIGPAASRRSYLNAAAIVEAARLVGAQAVHPGYGFLSEDADFAEICADNGLTFVGPPPHVMAAMADKSSARALMRRVGLPLPPGSVAPVPTAADAARVAAEIGYPVIVKAAFGGGGRGMTVVHTPAELPRAYARTRAAAQLVFGDDRVYVERYLTGARHVEVQLLCDAHGKGVHLGTRDCSVQRRHQKIVEEAPAPALSAGTLAAIADCALRGALDVGFTGAGTVEFLVDAEERFHFLEINCRIQVEHPVTEMITGIDLVHEQLHVAAGAPLRWRQEEIQPRGVAIECRVNVEDPDRDFAPTPGRLERFFPPGGPFTRVDTHGYPGYLVGPHYDSLLAKVAVWAPDRDLALNRLERALDEFDVAGPGVRTTIPFVRRVLDDDGFRTGRFGTGLVNQLLAVSPEAPRRNP
- a CDS encoding SRPBCC family protein; protein product: MTVTHGRPLTAEITDILVAHCGLDADAAARAPAASLAELGMDSLAQLELAAVVADRWQVRIPEQTGQLSIAAVADLVARRAEPSGHTENSVLIAAPLSLVWEVTNDVAGWPRLFTEYAVAEILHRDGDTVRFRLTMHPDENGVAWSWVSERTADPVTREVRANRVEPGPFEYMRIHWRYAEEPGGTRMTWVQDFAMRPTAPVDNAGMTERINANSAVQLAIIKEKIERLAAGMVTGDE
- a CDS encoding cupin domain-containing protein, encoding MSEPTRRLVAVADVAADTRRGGELRVLLGPRTVGSTSGFLGVATLRPGERIAEHYHPYSEEFLYVARGAITVDLDDEPIPLAVGVALFVPVNVRHRLRNTGTEDAEVVFHLGPLAPRPELGHVDTELVAQRGGS
- a CDS encoding beta-ketoacyl-[acyl-carrier-protein] synthase family protein; translation: MTGRRSVVTGVGVVAPGGASRDRFWKAITEGRTATRRITFFDPSPFRSQIAAECDFDPVAAGLTEAQCRRADRYVQFALACAAEAVGDAGLDLTDAERDRAGVVLGTAVGGTMALEREYVTVSDAGRHWLVDPARSSRYLYQALVPSSLAADVACRYGLHGPAQVVPTGCTSGIDAIGYAHQLIVDGEADVVLAGAADSPISPVTVASFDAIKATTPDNDDPAHASRPFDADRHGFVLAEGAAVLVLEEAGHARRRGAHVYCEVAGYTSRSNGYHMTGLRPDGLEMGLAITAALKQSRIRPEQVSYISAHGSGTRQNDRHETAAFKRALGEAAYRVPVSSIKSMVGHSLGAIGSIEMAACALAVEFGVVPPTANWTSRDPECDLDYVPNEARELPVDVALSVGSGFGGFQSAMVFRRLSAATP
- a CDS encoding beta-ketoacyl synthase N-terminal-like domain-containing protein, whose translation is MTGRAVVTGIGVVAPSGVGTDAHWRTVLAGTRRIGPITLFDPTGYPTRLGGEVTGFDAAAHADNRRLVQTDRWTHLGFAATRLALADAGLPERATDPYGYAVTLASSSGGNLFGQRELQRLWGGPTRTVGAYQSIAWFYAASVGQLSIHHQFKGPCGVLAAETAGGLDSLAHAARAIRRGTPVVIAGATECPLSPYALVCQLASGMLSDVADPELAYRPFDVAASGYLPAEGGAVFVVEELGHALARGARVYGEVIGWGATHDAVHTGPDSTGDAVQYARAMRLALDRAGVGADAVDVVLPDALGVAGYDRSEAVALRSAFGERPPPVTTQKPLTGRAHQGGAALDVATALLAFAHDTLPASAGPRDVAPDCELDFLREQRRPANRVALVCARGFDGFNSALVLRGAAPAA
- a CDS encoding antibiotic biosynthesis monooxygenase family protein; the protein is MVFLVRVPHDRTAAFLAAYEAVRHLVADGVPGHLVDQVCRSATDPEQWLITSEWASLADFEAWERSPEHRDLVRPMRDCFTDARSLRFHIHTQTPTPA